One genomic region from Anopheles bellator chromosome 2, idAnoBellAS_SP24_06.2, whole genome shotgun sequence encodes:
- the LOC131211111 gene encoding uncharacterized protein LOC131211111, whose amino-acid sequence MSHRMSPKTRVVFKFIFGLGIWSFLVLGFFKLNGDPVMQHQFQQTPINGRLLLNKDNRWTGNEATSTTTDRYLSPAAMAGAMAGVDEVLVDNRAVIDDEQLVRDVESRLPSLPIAYWSKHKNAVQKKATCARYPSIFELEFNNIYWQTLRSTNGTFQLFGAYYDIRKRSRIGPAVRILGMIDRIEPRVRTFCQLWFDGQKEPFIVKTFEYKYIWFNKWGNYKQGIYQPYLIACQIPKPFRGLVPASVSLVEKQCDTATNNLRVLYNRPLDDEKKGFAVCVKGLDFLYDDLSVRLVEWIELLGILGADKVFFYELQVHPNISKVLRYYEEQGRVQVTPLTLPGGQPNVAGFQHLFLSKKTTHKRQNELIPYNDCLYKNMYKYNFIALLDIDEVIMPKLEEDRTWHDLMERVVAKGMKLRNDTYPSYNVRNVYFFDRDQHEHEWAKDTPRYMHMLQHVTRAKNYTKPNQYVKCFHNPERVLTLHNHFPIACLGGTCHSYPISTDDAHLQHYRADCVRTLKKSCEEFKENQVRDTTIWKYRDELIQRTRRTLDVLGFFKSSSGGPSGSLLRGGKDSLYKR is encoded by the exons ATGTCACATCGAATGTCGCCAAAGACGCGGGTCGTGTTCAAGTTTATCTTCGGCCTCGGCATCTGGTCCTTCCTGGTGCTGGGCTTCTTCAAGCTGAACGGCGACCCGGTGATGCAGCACCAGTTCCAGCAGACGCCCATCAACGgccggttgctgctgaatAAGGACAACCGATGGACCGGAAATGAGGCcacgtccaccaccaccgatcgctacctgtcaccggcggccatgGCGGGCGCAATGGCGGGCGTCGACGAGGTGCTCGTCGACAATCGTGCCG TAATTGACGACGAGCAGCTGGTGCGGGACGTCGAGTCGCGGTTACCGTCGCTTCCGATCGCGTACTGGAGCAAGCACAAGAACGCGGTGCAGAAGAAGGCAACGTGTGCCCGGTACCCGTCGATCTTCGAGCTCGAGTTCAACAACATCTACTGGCAGACGCTGCGAAGTACGAACGGGACGTTCCAGCTGTTCGGGGCGTACTACGACATCCGGAAGCGATCGCGAATCGGTCCGGCCGTACGCATCCTGGGCATGATTGATCGGATCGAGCCGCGGGTGCGTACGTTCTGCCAGCTGTGGTTCGATGGCCAGAAGGAACCGTTCATCGTGAAGACGTTCGAGTACAAGTACATCTGGTTCAACAAGTGGGGCAACTACAAGCAGGGCATCTACCAGCCGTATCTGATCGCCTGCCAGATTCCGAAGCCGTTCCGGGGGCTTGTGCCCGCCTCGGTGTCGCTCGTTGAGAAACAGTGCGATACGGCCACGAACAATCTGCGCGTCCTGTACAACCGGCCGCTGGACGACGAGAAGAAGGGGTTCGCGGTGTGCGTGAAGGGACTCGACTTTCTGTACGATGATCTGTCGGTGCGACTGGTCGAGTGGATCGAGCTGCTCGGCATTCTCGGGGCGGATAAGGTGTTCTTCTACGAGCTCCAGGTGCACCCGAACATCTCGAAGGTACTGCGGTACTACGAGGAGCAGGGCCGGGTGCAAGTGACGCCACTGACGCTACCGGGCGGTCAACCGAACGTGGCCGGCTTTCAGCATCTGTTTCTGTCGAAGAAGACGACGCACAAGCGGCAGAACGAGCTCATCCCGTACAACGACTGTCTGTACAAGAACATGTACAAGTACAACTTTATCGCGCTGCTCGACATCGACGAGGTGATCATGCCGAAGCTGGAGGAGGACCGCACCTGGCACGACCTGATGGAGCGCGTGGTGGCGAAGGGCATGAAGCTACGGAACGACACGTACCCGAGCTACAACGTGCGCAACGTGTACTTCTTCGATCGCGACCAGCACGAGCACGAATGGGCGAAGGACACGCCCCGGTACATGCACATGCTGCAGCACGTGACGCGGGCGAAGAACTACACCAAACCGAACCAGTACGTCAAGTGCTTCCATAACCCGGAGCGCGTCCTCACGCTGCACAACCACTTCCCGATCGCGTGCCTCGGCGGCACCTGCCACTCGTACCCGATCAGCACGGACGATGCGCACCTGCAGCACTACCGGGCGGACTGCGTGCGGACGCTGAAGAAGAGCTGCGAGGAGTTCAAGGAGAACCAGGTGCGGGACACCACGATCTGGAAGTACCGGGACGAGCTGATCCAGCGGACCCGCCGGACGCTCGACGTGCTCGGGTTCTTCAAGTCGTCGTCCGGCGGCCCGTCCGGCTCGCTGCTGCGCGGTGGCAAGGACTCGCTCTACAAGCGGTGA
- the LOC131207278 gene encoding relaxin receptor 2-like: MKRPSATPMELIVGLLFVSSFVVRHARGLEHRDLVLPEAEYGGSLEQPVTTQRKAANVDAAAVSPPQPPPPPSSNADVGFFRCEDGYFRCNSTLQCIEQSKNCNGLPDCDDGSDELECEDDVGRNYYDHYFRKRPAAINDQLPYTDCAWNDANNTCKCRGTDVLCDNKGLTALPPSLAPDNVTLLDLTGNLFSELNMNVFQRFLKLSTLVLRHCSIERIEPARQTNSIDALHLDQNGLTTLPEVFFPSGTVLRILVLSGNRINRLSARNFLNLDFLEELDLKDNLIDSLTEEVLVPLTNLRILYLNNNRLRKLDQGMIPQLVTLQTLSLAKNQIDAVEVSALNLPSLEHLYLSENQLAVIRNDTFGNLTNLVGLFLNSNKITHFELDAFCGVSKLATLNLQGNKFDRIDRRVLDNLTNLHYIHFTEFHHCKTALHVRVCEPKGDGISSNRHLLDNPVLRASVWIMAAVGIIGNMLVLFGRYVVGSRSSQAHAEHSLYLRHLAASDLLMGVYLAIIATADIIFRGEYLTHEEEWRNGTICAVSGFLNTLSCQSSTLLLTLVTWDRLVSVTRPLYQRPSSKTRVILRLVLLWGVATGAAVAPLSATEYFGAHFYGSNGVCLSIHIHDPYAMGWEYSAGLFILVNTFSLLFIGISYLRMLQAIRVSRNETRNTLNCREKVVARRFAIIVATDCVCWMPVIVVKLVALAGYEISPSLYAWLAVLVLPVNSALNPVLYTLTTAQFKQQLARFCYTLPCGAHPEQNGYDSAIDSRNSMAQFTHNGSKRMMQRRERLSSNTKVYEFK; the protein is encoded by the exons ATGAAGAGACCGTCTGCGACGCCGATGGAGTTAATCGTTGGGCTGCTGTTCGTGTCATCGTTCGTTGTACGCCACG CACGCGGACTGGAGCACCGCGATCTGGTTCTACCGGAGGCGGAGTACGGAGGAAGTTTGGAGCAACCTGTCACGACGCAACGTAAGGCAGCCAACGTGGATGCAGCTGCCGTTTCaccaccgcagccaccgccgccaccgtcatcgaACGCCGATGTCGGGTTCTTTCGCTGCGAGGACGGATACTTCCGGTGCAACAGCACGCTGCAGTGTATCGAGCAGAGCAAAAACTGCAACGGCCTTCCGGACTGTGACGATGGATCCGACGAGCTCGAATGTG AGGACGACGTGGGTAGGAATTATTATGACCATTATTTCCGCAAACGGCCGGCCGCCATCAACGATCAGCTGCCCTACACGGACTGCG CCTGGAACGATGCCAACAATACTTGCAAATGTCGCGGAACGGATGTGCTGTGTGATAACAAGGGCCTTACGGCGCTGCCACCGTCCCTAGCGCCAGACAATGTCACTCTGCT CGACCTGACGGGAAATCTGTTCTCCGAGCTAAACATGAACGTGTTCCAGCGCTTCCTGAAGCTCAGCACGCT AGTCCTGAGGCACTGTTCAATCGAGCGGATAGAACCGGCCAGACAAACTAACAGCATTGACGCCCT CCATCTTGACCAGAACGGGCTGACGACACTGCCGGAAGTGTTCTTCCCGTCCGGCACGGTGCTGCGGATACT TGTTCTCAGCGGCAACCGGATCAACCGATTGAGTGCGCGCAACTTTTTGAACCTGGACTTTCTGGAGGAACT AGATTTAAAAGACAACCTGATCGATTCGCTGACCGAGGaggtgctggtgccgctgaCGAACCTGAGGATCCT GTATCTGAACAACAATCGGCTCCGTAAGCTGGACCAGGGCATGATACCGCAGCTGGTGACGCTGCAGACGCTGTCGCTGGCGAAGAATCAAATTGACGCCGTCGAAGTGAGCGCCTTAAACCTGCCGTCGCTCGAGCACCT CTACCTATCGGAGAATCAACTTGCCGTGATCCGAAACGACACGTTCGGCAACCTAACGAATTTAGTAGGATT ATTTTTaaatagcaataaaattaCACATTTCGAGCTGGATGCTTTCTGCGGCGTTAGCAAGCTGGCAACACT CAACCTACAAGGAAACAAATTCGACCGTATCGATCGGCGGGTGCTGGATAATCTTACGAACCTGCACTACAT ACATTTCACCGAATTCCATCACTGCAAGACGGCCCTGCACGTGCGTGTCTGTGAGCCGAAGGGGGacggcatcagcagcaaccggcaTCTGCTCGACAATCCGGTCCTGCGAGCGAG CGTCTGGATCATGGCGGccgtcggcatcatcggcaacATGCTGGTCCTGTTCGGGCGCTATGTGGTTGGGTCGCGGAGCAGCCAAGCGCACGCGGAACACTCGCTCTACCTGCGCCATCTAGCGGCCAGCGATCTGCTGATGGGAGTGTACCTGGCGATCATAGCAACCGCTGACATCATCTTCAG AGGCGAATACCTGACGCACGAGGAGGAGTGGCGCAATGGGACCATCTGCGCCGTCAGCGGGTTCCTGAACACCCTGAGCTGCCAGTCGtcgacgctgctgctgacgctggTTACCTGGGATCGGCTGGTGTCCGTCACGAGGCCACTCTACCAGCGGCCGAGCAGCAAAACGCGTGTCATCCTGCGGCTGGTGCTCCTGTGGGGCGTAGCGACCGGGGCCGCGGTCGCACCCCTGTCCGCCACCGAGTACTTCGGGGCTCACTTTTACGGCAGCAACGGCGTGTGCCTGTCGATCCACATCCACGATCCGTACGCCATGGGCTGGGAGTACTCGGCCGGACTGTTCATCCTGGTCAACACGTTCTCGCTGCTGTTCATCGGCATCTCCTACCTGCGGATGCTGCAGGCGATCCGTGTGTCGCGGAACGAAACACGCAACACGCTCAACTGCCGGGAGAAGGTCGTCGCCAGGAG ATTCGCCATCATCGTTGCGACCGATTGCGTTTGCTGGATGCCGGTGATTGTAGTGAAGCTGGTAGCCCTGGCAG GTTACGAAATTTCGCCATCACTGTACGCgtggctggcggtgctggtgcttcCGGTCAATTCCGCCCTCAATCCGGTGCTCTATACACTGACGACGGCCCAATTCAAGCAACAG CTCGCGCGCTTCTGCTACACGCTACCGTGTGGCGCTCATCCCGAGCAAAACGGTTACGATTCGGCGATCGATTCCAG AAACAGCATGGCACAGTTCACACACAACGGCAGCAAGCGGATGATGCAGCGAAGG GAACGCTTATCGTCCAACACCAAGGTGTACGAGTTCAAATAG